The Gavia stellata isolate bGavSte3 chromosome 1, bGavSte3.hap2, whole genome shotgun sequence DNA segment CTGAACTTACACAAGGAATTTACCTGAAATGCTTCACTCAGAGGTGTACAGCTGTTGTGTCGTGAGTGGATAGCTGAGCTTGAGCCATTCTTTGGAAAGGCAGGTCTTCAGCTAGCGTTCCTCTAGCTGGCTCTCAGATCTAGTGGCAGTCCTACAACAGCACACAGGTATATCCCATCCTTGGCCATAACTAGATATTCAGTAGTGTCACCACTGCTTGTTTAAGGTCGTTTATTCACCACCTCTTCTTCGAAGTTCTCATTTCTCACTGATGTTCAGCATTCACCGCTGGAGACGGGACCCTGCCATGTGCCTAATGGCTTACAGTCTTGCAAAGGTTAGCACAGTTAGCTAGTTAGCACGGGGCGGCTGAGGTGGTGGGTAAAGCACATGCATGGACATGCAGAGGCAAGATCCTTTCAAAACTACAGCTGCTGATATCAAGCTTTGTAACCTTTCTTCACATACAACACAAAGGCTTTGTTTCCTGATGCTTAGGGTACCTACATGGGGTTCTCCGTTAATCATTAAAGATACCACAGATGCAAGAAAGGCACAGGGAAACTGCAAATACTTGGGCAACTTGGAAAGCATTTCTAGTTGGATAATGCATAGCAGGTTCCTTGCAGTTAGGCAGAGACCTCCAACTCTTCAAATATATGCAGTAGCATTTAATTTGTTTCCACCCTTTTACATTAAAATCAGGTCTTCCATAACAGACTACATCTGAAGCTGCCTAGCTTGTAAGAGAAACAAGTGgtttactgatttttctttttttttttcttaaacaacataatatttacaatatttacaaaatgcaaaacagaaatccaCATCTATACATGGAAAAGCTTTACCGGCATTCGTGATGCTCCTTGATAATAGAACTAAAGGCGTTCTGATGTAAACTTGTCTTCactctcttttccctttgtcTTCTGTTGCAAAACCAAACTCTCACAACTTCTTTCTCAAGATTGAGCCCCTCAGCCATCCTCATAATTTCCTGAGAAGAAGGCTTACTTTGTTCTCCAAAGTGCCTCTCTAGGGCTTCTTTGGCAGCAATACTGGATAAAGGGATAAAATTTCACctttaaaaacttttctgaCACATTCAGGCTTTCACCCCTAGTTCAGGAGAAGGGTCAAGTAAGAACACTGAAGGTAGTGACTTGGTTTGTTTTACTCTCTTTCTATGTAAAGGAAACCCGCAGAACTTAAAGTACACTGTAGTTCGTTGCTGACGTGAACAGCATCACATCATGCAGAATTTCAGCACAGTAATTTAAAGGCAAAACTAGCATCAAGTTCAGTGCAATTTCAGTGGtaattatgaaatatttatgcttCTTGGTGTTCTCTAGGAGACACAGCTACTAACTAGACATGAATGGGATCACAGGAATTGGAACAAGCCTGACCACCCAttcttcccagccacagcagtGTTGTAGGGGTTCAGCAAATGCACAGCAGCGGGGTTACCTAGTTGTATCAAATCATTTGGGTTTACAAAGGGCAAGAGCTCCATCACTTACAAATTGGGAAATGTTGTATGTTGTATCAAGTTCTGCATCTCATTTTGTTATAGAAAGGGCACTAGAGTATTTCTAGAAATCACAGAGATTACAGCAAGCTGTTTTAGCAATCAACACATTTTCTAAAAGGGTGCCTTAATCTATTCCTCAGAGTCAGCAGTGACCAAAGTTGAGTGGTTCAATAAACAAAGTGAGTTAAGACTACTATGTTTCCTTATTGCCAGATAGAATTTGCTTCCTGTTCGTGTTACATTTTCTCAGAAACCAAAGAGTATCTGCGACATGCTTGTGTGCCACCAGGACGCATCCAAAACTGGCTTCAGCAGTAGCTGTAATTTCTTTGGACACAAGAGGGCACTTCAGGCATTATTCTGGAAATGAGGTGCAGGTATTTCTGTTATGGAAATATGCAAAGTATCTGCTGGATTCTTGTTATTTCACTACTTCATCTGCAATACCttgttgttttttcatttatagGTCTCTTTCACAATATTTAGTAACATTACCAAAACTACCTAATTAGTAGCATGGTGTTCTGCACACATAGAAGTATAGAAACATAATTGGTTTTGACTAACAGTTTCTTAGGCTTTCTGatcaaaccagaaaagaaaataacttccaCAAATTCAAATTAAGTAGTTTTTGCTCAGGGTATGACTAACCTAATTTAGTTAGTGGGACTTCTGTTTTACGTCTAGTTTACCTTCAAACCTCCATTAGGATTGCTAAGACTAAAGCTGCAGTTCAGGTAAAGTCCATCTCCCTGATTAGTTTGAGGTCTTCAAACTGAGGTCCTATATGCCTTCAAAGGaacaattaatattttcttactaCATGGGATTTGGTCCTGAACTTCCCCTCAATTATCTGTGCCCTTGACAACCTGCCATATTTGATACTCCCAGTGCAGTGGAGTCAGATGTAAAAGCaggaacaatttaaaaatgcttaacATGAGAACTGGTTTCCTCAACAGCTGTtgaaaaacaacaccaaaacccacaaTGTTAGATGAGCAATCTTCAGTGGGCTCCTCTTGCCAGGGGAAAACACCTGGGACAGACATGCTCTCAACTCACAGCTCTCACGCAGGCCATACTGCATAAACTGGGCAAGGTCTTGGCACTACTGCTGAGAGGAGAAACTGGCCTCCCAAGAGTAAAGCTTCATCCCTTGTGAGGTGCTGTGATGAGCAAACAAGCTATGAAGCATCTCCCATCCTCAACTCACTCCTAATTGAGGAGCATCCCATCAGAGGAATATTTACTTCAAAAGTCAGAGAGAAATCACATCTTCATTTTATTCCTTATATTAAAGGCAATATGATTCAAAAAAGAAGTCTCAAGTTGAACGTGAAAGGAAAAGGTATATGTTGTGACTGTGGGGTTCTGAGGCTGGGGAACAACAGAGCAGTCTATGTCTCTGGGAGGTGGAATGGCACATCAGGAATGATCCCTGTTCAAAGAACAAGCACTTCACTGTAACAAGTAGGGCCTGGCAACACCAGGGTTGTGCCCAGAGGCAGCCAAATCCCCTTCCTGTGGGAGAATGCTACAGCTCCTTGGAGGTCCCCTGAGTGAATTCTTCTTCACCAAAGATTATAAGAGCCTGGGATATCTAAAGGAGAAAGAATTACCCCATGTTCTCATTTTGCCTATTTGGTAATTGTTTTGTAATACGATTTACCAGCCTACTTGATTTCCATATGGAGTTGAGGCTAGATAGAGGGTAGTTTTTGACTACCAGAGATGtgaaaagcaggagaaggagattCCCAGAACAactcccttttttccatttggcTCATTAAAGTGCTTCTTTGGGAACTTCAGAGAATGCAATGACAGAGGATAGGGATGGGCATCCAATATTATGTGTAAAAGCTTGCTCTCAAACTTCCAAGACCTCAATTCTCTggcaaaataatgcaaattattttggtaTAATGTAGAACctcccaaaatgaaaacaagggtGCTCTGATACCTTATTCACTATATAAATATCATATAATTTGGGTAGAACTGGAATATTTTGTCATATTAAAGTATGTTGTCATATGttgaaaaaaagtctttaattGGGAAATGTAGTATATTTGGAGCAAATTGGGGTGTTGGAGGGTTACGCTGTTATTTTTCACTGGAATGTTTCAAAATAGCtaaacattttgaaacactAGCTATAGAAACTcattaatagaaaataacaCTTTGATTTCAAGCCCAAGAAAAAGAAGCGTCTTAGCCAAAGGGGCAACATGTAACAACCTAAATATTTATTACCTTATGGTGGTTCTGCGCTTCCTCTTCCGCTCATTCACTCCAACTTTTTCATTGTATAAagctgcattaaaaacaaaacaaaacaaaaccaaacccagcaGTTACCTTCCACAGGAGATGAAAACCAAGCACAATTATCTCCACAAAAAAGTCCCTGTCtttgaagacagaagaaagctgTCAGATAATGCCGCTGATTAAGAGCAGCACTACACATagaagcacttttttctttaagatatGTTGGTCATTGTTTTATCTCCAGCTGTAAATGGTTATTAGCAAAAATGGTGTGTCACCGGTAAAGCTGCAAACAGCACTGGCTCTATGTACCCGCAGAGCCGTACATCAGCCCCATCCTTTTACATACCTTCTTCCTCCTACACTGCAGGGTATAGTCTAGGGAGGTGGAATCCATTTCCATACCCCTTGGCTCACCCTCTTTCTTCAGAAACACAGCCTTGACTTCCAACCCCATttttcatctgcctcttccaCTGCACTTTCTGATGGACAAGTCCCCCCTCACTTCTCAGGGGCCGCTGCCTGCACACATGATCCTACCCTGCAGCTCAAGCCTGTAACACTGCTCACGCAGTCAGCAACTGCTACCCACCCCAAACCCCTTAACAAGCAATTCTTGCAATGTGCCCGCCACATTAGGAGAGTCCGGCTTCTAGTGCAGTTACAGGGGAAGGAAGCTTTCTACATTTGGTTCAAAGGAAATTGAAGTGTGTGGCAGAAGGAGCTGTTTAACAATGTTTCCTACTGTTGAACACAATGGCAAATCcaaaaaaatagcattaagatcatcttctctttcttcccatgCTAGGCGAGTACTGTACAGTGGTAGTTCTGGCTTTCACTGTCACCTCCAGGCACACTGCTTCCCAGCATCACAAATCATCCCGCTGAAAAGGCTGTTCTTTAAAACAACCCACTTCCTTTAAATCAACCAACCTGTTCTAAAGTATGCTTTGCCCAGTGAACCCCATTCCTCCTGTAACCAGAAAGTAACTGGGCAAAAGGAAGGGAATCTCCTAGCAGCAAAAAGGTCACATCAAAAACCTCTATGCCATGCTATTCTTCTTCAGGGTTTAAAGACCACTGCCTCAGCTGAAATCATATCCTTTCCCCCATGCCACATCTCATATGCCAGAGGCTGGAAGGAAGAGTCATTTGCTAGTGAAGAATCCCTGTACACTGCTAAATGGGCTGTCCTGCAGATCCTAATAACAGCTCTGACCTATGCCACAGGAGTGGAGCTAGTTTGCTGGGATGGGactgaaagaaattacttcCAGTAGGCCAAGTGACGGTTCTGCTATTCTGCACCCTCCATGCATTTCAGTTTGCCCCTCCTTGCTCACCCAAAAAAGATAACTAAAATTTAATATAAGCACACCTCTAGTATTTAAAGCTGGTAAAACAAAAACTTTAGTCTATGGAAGACACATACTAGTCCTTCAATTTATATAGAGGATTCTGGCTTAAATACAAATCAATATTTAGAGGATTTCAATTCTCTACCTCCTACTTGTTCTGCTTCCTCCAGCCACTTGGACAGTATTGATTTCAGTTTGCATGCGTTCTTGAAACTCAGCTGCAAGTTTTCAAACCGGCAAATAGTAGTTTGGCTGAATTCAGAGCCGTGCACAGCAGCCAGTGCTTCTCCAACGTTGGTTTGCGTATAACCTGTCAAAAACGAAGAGAAAAAAGTCACTTTGAAGCTTTCTAGAAAGCGTCACTTTCCTTGAGATGCTTAGCCCTTCGCTGTTGACTCTTAGGAAGAGTGTATGCCTGCAGTGTCTTCAGGATGGGCTTTCTGCAGAGGGACTCTGAGCTCACCGCAGAGATGTGTTCAGTCTCCTGTTGGTTTCAGTGGAGTTTTACACTAATTTAGTGGAGTTCTACACTCTGAGATCAGGGATTTGAGAAGGATCCAGACCCCGTATCGTTCTTTCTGTAGATGGTGCAATGGCAATGAGCTGATCCCTGGTGGCACTGCTGGTCTCCTGTCATTTGTTGTGACAAGTAAGTTGAAGCGATCAGAGGAATGCTGCAGTTTCCGTGTAGACACTGACTTTGTAACAGCAGCTCCCTGTTCAGTGCTCTGAATGTGTACCTGACATGTTCAGGGGACTGGCTCATCgttcttcctttctgcctctgcGCCAGAATGGGCATGATCTCTTTAGACACTGAATGTCTCACGAGGCAGCTTTTTACCTTCATTTTGATTGCTTTAACTCTATGTCTCTCAGTCTCAGACCCACAGCCCATATTAACTCTGTCTTCCCTTGTAAAGCTCAACCTCAGATTAGTTTTCCTGTGCAAATTGCATTTTTCCCATCAGAGCATTAAGCCCAGGCTTACAGGCTCTGTGCAATTTGTTTGCATCAGATGAAGCTTTGTTCCCTCACAAATTCAGGATGAAGATGCAGTAATAATTACAGTGATTAATAACTTGGGGCCTAGCAAACCTTTCCGTTGCTGTGGCTGATATAAAATACGTGATATACAGCAAAACTGACCAAGTtgcaaatactattttaaacCCTAAATTTTTGTTTCGGTCCTTATTTTTACACTGCAAATGGAATACACTAGCTTTCTAGCTGTTGAGGTAATGCATAGATACCTGTAATAaccttttaattcttttccatttataaaGCTGGATTTTTGTAGGATGCCCTATTTTGTAATGGTACAATGTAACACTACAAGCAATAATGTAAAAATTGCAACTCTTCTTTCAGAGTGTGCAATGTTCATAAGCAGGATGAACCTGCAGCACcaggtgggggttttttttcagtatagTTCAAACAAGAAGGAGACAGGCTTTTACTTTGCAATGTACCTCAATCATTCTGTAGAAAGGAGAAATTCCCTACAGATGAGAAAGACAGGGCTCAGTCCACCTTTGTCCTCAGCTAGGACTGCCCAGTGAAGGCAAAGCAGCTCACCAGAGACCCTCTAATGCAATCTGTCTCACATTGGCCCCAGTAGTTATCAGATAGCAACAAAGATACCAGTTGCTGCTGTACCTGTGTCTTggcacaagaaaataaaacaagaagagaaGCTTCCCACTGCTATGAAAGGTTTGCCACGGATGTCACCCATCTTGTATACTAAAATGACATTGCACCTTCTTGtgagatggggaagagaatgGGCATAAGAGGTGAGAGCACGTACTGCCCTAAGTTGCAGAAAATTTTGGGCTGTGCAAAATAATGCACCTGCTACTGAATGTAATTTAATGAACAGCAATAATTTTCTCTGCACTTAAGACAAATAATTTAAGGGCAGGAAAGTTTAAAGTCACTTTCTGTGTACTAAGTTGCAAAAAGCTGAAGTTCATTAATTCTGTGCAAGTCTTCTAGGAAAGGAGAAAGTTTGGCAATGCAAGGCAGGACTAGAGTTATGATTAGACAACTGCAGAATCTAGACCAtaaaacatttggaaataatTGGCCTTCCATTAgaatttttcagccttttgttTGCGGATGTAAAGCACATACCCAGCTTAATTCTCCGCAGCTTGAATTCATTAGCAAATTTCTCCAGTTCCCTGATTTCAGGGGAGTCCATGTCGACGGGCTCTTCAACAGACTTGCTTTTTCTGCGGAACTCCTGCTTGAAGTCTGCGGTGGTGGGATCATCTGCAAGGAGGGACTGGTGCATGGGCGTGAAGCCGTGGCCCAGGGCACAGGAGCTGGCACTCAGGGCGTGCTCCGGGAATTTGTAAAGGCAAGGGGTCAGGCTGCCTGAGCAAcaccaaaaagaaaactcaGTACAGTTATTCTTTACCACTACACAATAAAAACATGCCTTCATCACTTCATAATCCATGTCTGTAATATTTATTATATAACATATGTGAAGGTACCCAAGAGCGAGGATCTTCTAGGAGATACGGTCTCTTTCTTATCCCAATACATGAAAACCGACTGACAGCCATCCTATTTCTTAGCAAACTGTGATGCACTTAAATAAGATGGTAAATGGCCCAAACTTAAACAAATAACAATCCAAGGCCTTAGCTAGAATTAAGTGGCACAACAAGATTGATGGATCTATGTCATTTTGAGCCACCTAAAATGTGCCAGTCTCTATTTTCTGGTACAGATATTTCCATGTAAATACCATTTGATGCTCAGACAAGATACTATCTTGGTTTAGCTTCAGCATAAAATTTGAGGAAAGTACACGGGGAAGAGctcaaaaaataaaccaaaccaaaaaacccaaaagccagGACACATTCAGAATGATCGTTCTGGCTTAATAAGAAATTGCTCTAGGACAAAACAAGACTATCTGATGCTACCTTTTGTTCACAAATATCAGACTTAACAGGAGATTCAGTTAAGAGTGAAGGCTGTTTTTTTGCTAGATATTGTACGTAGAGCTAAAGGGTCTCTGacttgaaggggaaaaaaaataattggtgAAATATTAACACTCTTCAGTGTACCTGGAATATCCAGTAAATTCCTGGTTCTCAGGACACCCTTCCCAATTTTCTAAGTTATACAAAACTTTGTAGCAGAACTCAGAACTTCATTAATCTCCCACCCTTTCCTCCATTTACTTTTCGTGTCTTCACTGCCCCGATTGCTCTCACCAGTGTTGGAGGTTCTAACCCTGTAGGAATATTTAATATGCTTCACAGAGGATaaccacaaaaaaaagattttttcaaagAGTAAGGGAAAAGACTAAAAAAGAGAAGGACTTGCTTTGCAAGGTGCCAACACCATTTACCACATTGGGATGTGGCATGCTGCATGTCTGTAAGATGCGACTCTGGGAGAGACTTGCTGATAACATCTCTGGAGTTGCAGGCTTGATACCTAAAAAAAAGGTAAGggtaaaaaatgaaaggagaaaaatgaagatgtaTTTATGAGCTTCTGAGCAATACCTTTTGTTTAACACCTATAAATTTTTCTTGGTGATCTGTACAATGCCAGGGATGTTTGCAACAGACACATAAATGCACAACAAAATAGGAGCATTTGGACATTTGCACACCGTGAAGGATACTCTCTGTCCCTAAAAAGTCCCTATGCAAATGTATTCATCTATGCTGACTTACTCTAATATTTCCTTCATTcttaagtgaaataaaatgctgagtTTGATTTTGGATTAGCTCTGACTCACGATTGTTTCCTGGGAATCGTGTTAATTTGGTTCATGGCATTATCTTATTGACTACTACTTGAACTTGCATGGAATAACAGTTCCTCTTTCTTACTCAGCCTGGGACATGGAAAATTGAGCAGGATGCTAGCATACATTCATGTGTGTAAAAATCCATGATCATTTGTATGATCTGCCTGCTGAATTCAGCTATTCTTCCACTATACCACCATTCTGTTTTATAGCTCCAGTCAGGGCTCCACCACTCCAGGTATTGCTAATACACAGGTATATTCGGTACATTATTCCTGGTCCCTCAAAAAGTGATGACTACCAGGGGAAGTGGGCATAGGTAAGCAAAAAGAGCAGTGCTGTCCTAGTCTTGTAGAGAGAAATAAGATACAGAGCGATTTCCTGAGAGATGCAGAGGTTTGGGAAAACTCTGGGCACTGACCCCTAATTTCCTAACCCCTCATTTAGTACCTTAATCCCAGTCCTGTCCTCTTTAAGCTGCTGTCTTGAATCAGTCCTTCTAAAGGAAAACTGGCCAAAATCAACATGCTAATAGCTAACCCAGTTGAGGGTATATTTCTTACCTGCCATCACCCCATAGGTAGACGGTTGATTTCCATAATGACAGGAAGGCACAGAGTAATGAAGGCCTGCCAAAGCGTTTCCCAAAGTCGTCATGGCAAAGCAGATACGGGAACATATAGGAGTTCGGATCAAAGACAAAACAGATAGGACTGGTAAGAAAATGTGTGAGGATTCAAGACACAGCCTTTAAGTTCAGAGGCAGACAGTACCCTTGTATGCAGTTTTCATGTGCATTCAGCAGGCATTTAACTCTGGGCCATAATTATCAGGTTAACACCACTGGAAGTCCAAACAGTTGGCCAGGTTGCACCACGATGAGACTGAAGTATAAATAGTGAGATGCCCTCTGAGCCAAGACCAGAAATTGTCGTGCTGTGGTCTCAATGCGTTATTTTTAGTATAATCTATCGGCACAACCCACTTTACATATACTGCTGAGCAAGGGAAACATTGAACTCTCCAGGAAGAGACTGGTTCGTCTCCCCACCCGAATTCCACACACCATTTCTTTTAATCTTAGATAAAAACTTGCTCTTTGTTCCCAAAAAATTGATTGGCTTCACTGTCGTGCAAATCCCACAGTAAACACAGGCATTAAGAAAGGCAATATTTTATGTATGCCTAAAACCTGGGTGTCCAAAAGCAGCGGTTTGGGACATTTGCTTTGAGGCCTCCAGAAGTCACATTTTCTTAAGTGCCAAGCCaccaaaaacatttcagagtgCTTTGGCAGGGTGGTAGGGAAACAGGATGATAGAGTCTGGGCTCTTCTAAAAAGTTAGGCCTAAATCAAGGTTTTCCATCATCAGCACCAACAAACACACATTTATCTCCAGTGTTTTCACAGGGGTGTTTCAGATCTGTGCTCAGTAATTGCCAGTGCCTGAAGAATCAGACAATTTTTTACTGAATGCAAAATGAGAGATATGGCTGTTTCTCAAGCATAAGGAGGCACAGAAATGCACATACTGTCCCTTCTAACAACTGCTATAAAgtataatattaaaaattcatGTTCATGAACATTCAGATATGTGAAACTGCACTTTAGAGCACACATTCCACTTGTTCAAAACAATATAATTAAGAGATTAGAATCTCTGTTTTTTACAATAGTAATCATAAGAGCAAAATGTCCTGTTTAGATACACTTATACGGATATAAAATCTACTGAAACAGGCATGCTTATACTAGTATAAATGCACCCAAAATAAAGATTACATTAATAATACTGAAGCATTTAGAGCAATGCAACTTTTATGTTGAGATAAGATCTAAGTGTTTactggtgtttttttcttctattatttcATAATCCATAGACCATAATTTTTATGCATAAAAATAGCATCTTTAACTAGCAAATaaggatttaaaattaaatagtgAGGATCAtgctatttaaattaaataataacaattaaAGTGTTAAGGGTACTGCAGAACATCAGCTGTATGCCATGGTATAGTACTTGAACAGAAGTGTATTCACCTCTATTTTGTGATGCAGAATTGtcacatgctttttaaaaaattgtgaaattAAACATAAGTCATTATTCAAAATTCTTTCACATCTACTTTGTGCACAAATTCTCCTTAGATGCTTTCACCAGAATGGCATTGTTTATTACAATTTCTGAATCTATGTATGAAGTTTGTAAACCTTTACTCATAGCTAGCACTCTCTGTCACTGCTTCCATTCTCACAGGGTCATCTGCTAGGTGGGATTCTGCAGACAAAATTCCCACTGACTACAGTGGTATTTGTTCTTGGGTGGTAACTACAAAATATCAAAATGCAAATCTGAAGCAGACGAGCAAATGCTTTTGGCTGGCTGACACCGTATACTTTTAGTTATGAATCAGATGAATCTAGAAAATACTACTATGATACAGATACATAAATTTGGTCTCATACAAAATTTACATTCTCCTATTCCCTACTACCACTGCTAACCAACAGCCATATTAGGATATTTTGAGCCTCCTGCTTAATGTATAATATCCTGCTATCTATTACCAAtgcctcagttttcattacTTACATGCTTTTTCtagtattaaaatgttttattaccAATGCATTTCAGGAGAAGGCTAGTTTCTTGTTGAGACTCCAAATAAGATTCTTACTTTAATGCAATttcaaataaatcaaaactatttcttttgctgttccTGAAAGCTTTCCATCAACAATTACTGTATTCCAGAATCTCACTTCTGCAGGTTTAAGGCTGCAAGAAaactctttctctctgtctgtctctcaGATAGTTCAGTGATTACATAGTCCTAGTTTTTAAGTGCAATTAATTGGATTATATACACAAAGACACaaaattcaaaaatattcaTGAGGCTTCTGCTACCAATTTTGAACATCCCACTTAAATCTTAGTCTTGATTCAGTATGCAATATGCTTTGTAAAGCAACGTTTTTGCTTCTTGAAAGCTTCCCCAAATGATATTTAGACCTGacctgttttaaatacatttcctaTTTAAAG contains these protein-coding regions:
- the POU1F1 gene encoding pituitary-specific positive transcription factor 1 isoform X1; translated protein: MTCQAFASSDTFVPLSSDSSPSLPLIMHHSAAECLPVSNHATNVVSTVLSVLSLIRTPICSRICFAMTTLGNALAGLHYSVPSCHYGNQPSTYGVMAGSLTPCLYKFPEHALSASSCALGHGFTPMHQSLLADDPTTADFKQEFRRKSKSVEEPVDMDSPEIRELEKFANEFKLRRIKLGYTQTNVGEALAAVHGSEFSQTTICRFENLQLSFKNACKLKSILSKWLEEAEQVGALYNEKVGVNERKRKRRTTISIAAKEALERHFGEQSKPSSQEIMRMAEGLNLEKEVVRVWFCNRRQREKRVKTSLHQNAFSSIIKEHHECR
- the POU1F1 gene encoding pituitary-specific positive transcription factor 1 isoform X2, yielding MTCQAFASSDTFVPLSSDSSPSLPLIMHHSAAECLPVSNHATNVVSTGLHYSVPSCHYGNQPSTYGVMAGSLTPCLYKFPEHALSASSCALGHGFTPMHQSLLADDPTTADFKQEFRRKSKSVEEPVDMDSPEIRELEKFANEFKLRRIKLGYTQTNVGEALAAVHGSEFSQTTICRFENLQLSFKNACKLKSILSKWLEEAEQVGALYNEKVGVNERKRKRRTTISIAAKEALERHFGEQSKPSSQEIMRMAEGLNLEKEVVRVWFCNRRQREKRVKTSLHQNAFSSIIKEHHECR